The Patescibacteria group bacterium DNA segment TAAGACGCGATGGTCATCAATGTATGTTCTACGAGCTTCATAATGGTCGTTGGACGCGGTGTAAAGCCACCAAACCGCTTCATCTCCATCACATTATCCCAAGAGGTTGGTCATCACATTATTCTAATTTAGGCGAGAAGTTCAAGGTGAATGGACCAGATAATGGTATCATCCTTTGCGCTCATCATCACTGGGTTATTCATCCTGATATGCCTCCCTGTTTTCGCTCGGACAGAGAGGGTAATAAAGACGCGTTTCAATTGATGTTTGAGGCCCGAGAGAGACGTTGCTTGCGAGGGGATCCGTATTGGGAAACCAAATATGATCATTGGATGTTATGGGAGTTGGTCCATCTCGCAAACCAAAAGTTTGGAGAGCCCTATCCGATTTGTGGGAACGAGACAGTTGAACAAGCCAGGAGGGCTTAATTATAAGGGCAAAACCATTAGGGGCGCCAAGCCAAATTAGTAAGGCGCCTCTTTTTATATTATAAAAAATTAGCTGGCTCGTTATGATTATCCCCTGGGGATGGAGCCAGCTAAGAC contains these protein-coding regions:
- a CDS encoding HNH endonuclease, translating into MFYELHNGRWTRCKATKPLHLHHIIPRGWSSHYSNLGEKFKVNGPDNGIILCAHHHWVIHPDMPPCFRSDREGNKDAFQLMFEARERRCLRGDPYWETKYDHWMLWELVHLANQKFGEPYPICGNETVEQARRA